GACGCGACTGGATTGGCAAAGTGCAGGTATAGATGAACACATACTGCATGCAgaggatttattttaattcctctgactaaacaaatgttttatcattcTTGTACAGTTCTGaatctctaaaaaaaaactctcaaaaCAGGTGAAACCATATTAAATGTAAGTTTGAATCCGCCGTGTCTGCTTGTTTCCTCCAGTGAGCTGCTGGCTGAGCTGGAGGCCCATCAGGACGCGTGGCCCTTTCTCACTCCGGTCAACCACAAGGCCGTACCTGGATACAAGAAGGTCATCAAGAGGCCCATGGACTTCTCCACCATCAGAGAGAAACTCCAAAACAACCAGTACGTTGTGCATGACTGTCACAGTGAGTGGTGcttgttaaaggtccagtgtgtaagaattagtgacgtctagtggtgaaactgcagagtgcaacaaatgCAGGACTTGTATGCAGTCAGGAAAACTATGGTGTCTTTCACACACCAAAACAGATGGACACACTCTTTAACACCTCTGTCTTCATAGGTGTATGCATCATGTTTATGTGGGTGAAgtaggggtgggcgatatgacCTAAAATTAATATCACGGTATCCGTCATCTTTTGAACGGTGACGGTATAATATCACGgtattactttttttggtagGTTTTGGgaggagtacatattttttaataatattctaatctgatatttttttcctttctgatcCGGTCCCCAGAGGAATCACGGCTAAACAATACTAACAACgaacaatacaatactaatGTGGTGGCCGtaaatttgattttgttttctttttttaatacaaacagaaaaggacTTGACCCATTttctgaatatgaaatgttaggTTTACATAGTGTAACTTGTAACTTACAATAGCGTTGTGCAGTCTGTGTCCAAAACATGCGAGTCTcgtatatttattaatttccagAGCGCGCACCATGTTTGCACCGCTGTCAGTTGTCATGCACATCAGACGCGCTTCATCCAAGCACCAGTCAAAAAGTGCATCCTTCAGGCCTAACGCAATTATTGCTCCGGTGTGGTCTTCGGGGAAGAAGGCGTTCTGGAGGCATCTGCTGCGCAACTTCCAGCGGCCTCGGTCTCTCCCTCTGGTTCCAACACTCCACTCATCTTTTTTCAGATAATATTGGCCCGACCTTTCTTGATGATGTTTGAGCAgttgtttctttattgattACCCAAGTGCTTGTTACGCTAATTTAATGGCCACTCTCCTTTTACCACCttatatgttttacttttttatttgcaacaagatatacagtatataaggacAGATATTCAGACCACTGAACGTTTGGagaaaatgtaatgcattattatttagaattagGAGATTATTGGCGCTCAATTGATTTATCACGGTAGTGACGGTATTGCAAAATCCATATCATGGCGCAATGTCACACCGGTGCTGACTATGACACCGGTATACCGCCCACCCCTAGGGTGaagcagtttttctttgtttctgcttcaaaacacacaatagaaacatggcagcacaagagaGTGGCCTTTGTAATGCAAGACCATTGCCTCATGTACATATTAACCCTCTTGATGTCCAGGCTGcctgtatttattttgattttatgttgTAGAATTGTCAATGTTTCTGcctctttctgctccttttccaagataactttcactttctggcagttattcaaccgttttaCGGTACTGATAAGttgctggtgaatcttgtctgtgattggacagtcAGCCCGTggaaagctctatttctctgctttccagtatcatcaatccatcttctaccgctttatcatccacatgagcGTCGTgcagggtgctgtgccaatctcagctgtcatagggcgaaaggcggggtcacaccctggaccgACCGCCAGTCCAtagaattttctagatatcacaaaacAGTCTAGGAGATACGGTAATAAGAAGTACGcgtgccaaatcctgtcagcgaCAGAAGGGTTAAAGGCTTTCTCTAAGACTGGGAATGCcacacaattattttattttaaagtgacgaaatgttaaatactgtaaatataaatgttacaaactggaccttttaagAAGAGTCATTCTTGTATCATAAATGTTTATAAGTTGGATCTGACATTGAAATTTCGTTGTGCAATctataaaatgacaataaagatcctttcccCTTCTTCCTTCCGTCTTCTAATGATTGCAGGTACTCCAGTTTGGACCCGTTCATCGTTGACATGAACCTGGTTTTTGACAACTGTGAAAAATTCAACGAAGACGATTCAGAAATTGGACAAGCTGGACACAACATGAGAAGATTCTTTGACAAACGATGGACTGAACTGCTGATGTAGAAAAAATACAAAGTGTGGACTTTCTTCACTACTCCTCATATAATATGGAACTTCCTCTTAGGTGTTGGCCGTCTCTTCACCCCTGACAAAGTCAGTATTATAACAGTGGTGCAATGTGGAAGGACAAACTGCTGCTACATTTGGTGACAGAAACCTCTTTGTGGATGAGCGTCTTTAAGTGCAATATTGTTCTGTATATCAAAAGTACTGACTCTTAGACTCGACATTGTGCTTGGGAATCAAAGATTTACAATGTATGTACGCCACTGACTCTTAATCTTCAACGGTGCAGGCTTTgtatacatgtttatttatttttttcagtatttatgATTTAGCCTTCTCTAAGAAACTACAAAATGGCACATAGctttaaagaaacattttttttttctgtactcCTGAACAAGCCactcaaaaataataactgtttacatcatttttacttttgGTGCTTGCAGAGTTATTTATTAATCCTCTGCAgttaattgtgtaaaaaaatcaCTGACACATTTATACTGTTGAATTCTGTCATTAGTTACATTTCTAGAATGTATAGTAAGTACATAAATGGCTTGATTGGATTATGTTTTCAGTGCATAAAGATGTTTGTAGCATTTAATACAGTCTGTGTCTTACACACTGCCTGTACTGGACATCCACTCACACTAGTCTCATCAACTTTATCCAACACATTGTTAACTTTCTCAGAGCGTTTACTTTGACTTGGATCGATGTGGTGCGTAGTGTTTCCTCCTGTTCTTCTCCAGGCAGAGACTTTGTCACATGTCCTGTGGACAGACATGAATCCTGCACTGGGCTTTAATCCAGCTGGGAGTTGGATTGAGTCACAGTCCACTGGAGGCATCTCCACACAGCTGAAGTCAGGAGACTTGAAGTAACTGTATTTTATGAAATGAGTAGCAGCTTTTGTAggcatattattttttaatagttGATGTGAAGTAGTGGTGgaatgtaccttttttttttttctttccaaaataaaaaactgttaAGCACTCACTATCTCGGCCTTTCTGGGACAAGgtatcaaacattttttaatcaagTTAAGTTTTAGTGCCAGTAATGGAATTTAAATGAGTTAATTCACTACAGTACAGTAAGtctacttaaaggaatacttcaccgatttgcatttagctttgtattactagaacaggggtagtgtttttgaaaaaatgtgcttcccaacctcagtttcccctgagttgaaaaatatcttcattcttttatttgtgtgtgcccaccagtgacacttggtccggtTAGCGTAACCTTGTATGAAATGTATTTGATATTGTTTGTTAGCAGATCACATTTTACTCTTTACTTTGACCAGTTAGTCAGGGGTTTTAAACTATATTACAGAGGGGgctgaaattaaaaactgtcCATGTCGAGGGCCAGatgtcaaataacaaaaagttCCTTGACTCTGACACCTGTGAGTTAGTGAGTTAGATAATGAATCAAAATTCAAACGTGAATCCATTTGTTTCTGACCATTTTTCTCAAAAGtctttttctaagactttcgagtaaccatggtgacaaaaattgcaaaaaactgCGAACAATTTCCACGTACtgtacacatgaatgggaaatggcccaaagaaaggagaaaaaccaagcccactggagcatcacagtgtcgtcatactttaacgtagaaacgtgattgtaactttaaacgggtcacaagacttgggattttttttcacctaagtcaaagttttagTACATATTACGTTTTTTAtacaatcacagtttaagttttgcactttttttggAGGTATTCTGATTTTacaatgagtgtgtattgcgtccATAGGCATGGCGCTAAAGTGAGACACTGCTGAGAtccagaaaaataatcacaaaaatctctaaacaaactcttctcctgcccacaatttccaacctgcACAGAcaattttttaaatcaaaacattgctatggttgttgtctaaccctgtgtgtgttttctttaaatcacCTAAAAGCGCAGAGTTATGGTCAAAGCTCTCATTCGCTCCCAGTCTGCTTTGAAGTTTtagaaaaatcaagacgagggtgaactgtgatttctctgtcaattcacggccgtttgtcacaaatttaaatatgGGAGCTACTGAAAGCCTTTTGATGCTCCATCAActaccgttcttgaaatatgactgGGAGCTGCTGGACGGATTGTCTTCTGatataactttaaaacatgctgttttctctgtttctcactgacaaacatttttgtcacattttggatgacatactaacctgtgatttttttgtcacattttggacaaaaaattGGCTTTTTTTTAGGCTTTTAATGCCTATAATTGATAGTATAATGcacagagacaggaaatggggaACTGACATGCAGGAAAGGTCTGTCTGATGCAGGATTTGAACCAAGTCAAACTGAAGTGAGGACTATAACTTCAACATGGTGCAGTAGCTCTACCAAGTGAGCCAACGCCGCCTAACGCcccattttggatgacatactaacctttgaattttttgtcacattttggacaaaaatgtttacttttttgtcacattttggacgacgtactaacctatgacatttttgtcacattttggacgacatactaaaatatgactttttggtcacattttggacgagaTAGTAAAGTATAActaatttgtcacattttgggagacatactaatctatgacttttttgtcacattttggacgacattctaaagtatgactttttgtcaaattttggacgacttactaaagtatgactttttcgtcaaattttggacgacatactaaagtatgacttttgtcagaattttgggcgacatactaaaaaagtatgatttttgtcaattttgggcGACATGCGTCGGTCTATGACAAATATCTTGCTCAGTGCTGCTGGAGATGGTTATGGCAAAATTTACAGCTCCCGACGGGGAAATAAGAGGAAACAATAAAGCAgcagtgaaaataaagaaacgAGCTGCACAATGGGACTAATTACAAGAAGGAAACTGCAGATTTGCGCTGCAAGGACCAACAGGTAGGTGCAATAAAAGTTTTAGACTCATTTATAGGTGATGAGTGATACGTTGTTGGGGGTTTCAATGCGAAATGCACATTATTGATATTGTGAATTGACTGAAACAATGACAAAATCAgaattatttgttttagtgttattacattgttatattattattattttattttgctaccACTACTACCTAATAATAACACTCTGGTACTAAGGAGACATCACGTGCATTATGTTGAAAGGACATCAACATCCAGGCATCTGTCAAATGATTGGCCAAAGTTATTGatttgtgtgctgctgctgctgctgctgctgctaaacaaaagaaaaaaaaaaaagctttatgtAATTAGTTTCCATCTGCCTCAGCTGTTGCCACTAATTGAgaacacatgcaaaacaaacaatcacaggTCTTGCAGCCTCTGGAAGCTTGTCCTGTCACCGTGCACCTACGCCTGCAGTAACAAGTGAGGTGATGTAGTGACTAGAGCGAGAGGGATCTCAGTGTGTCAGTGCAACGAAAAGTCTGAtgttcatgtttacatgcaGTTTCCTGTCCCTCCACTGTGAAAGAAAACTGTGAACAATGTGTCCATATTGTTGCAGGTTATAAGGAAGCTGAAATGTTCTTTCCTCTCGAAGACAACAGTGATCCGTGCAGTTTCGTGGTCACAAACGCTGCACTCAGTTCGACAAATACAATCTCTGAAAtccaacaaacaaaatgtttggcGTGCTCTgaggtgtgaatgaatgaatgagcccCATAttaataggtgtgtgtgtgtgcgcgactTGTTGCTATTTGTAGTCAATCCAGTTGTGACATCATTTGTGAAGATGATGTGCGGTTATTTAGGAACACGTCCTGCACACGTCCTATCCCTCATCACTTGTACAACAGACCCGTGGTAGCAAAAcatttatcctttttttaaattttttattatttattattgtgtttggtaaattgaagaAACGTGAGTGGTTAAGTTAAGACTAgactttatgtcatttattttattatgtattcatgttttattgtgatgagTTTCTGAAGCAAAGGTTGCTTTGGCACGAGCAGCGCACGGATGACGTGGATTTCTGATCCGTTAGTTTTAGAATTTGGCTGTCCTTGTCATTCTGTTGCACACATGTTGCAAagttactgttgtttttgtcattgtttcattttcatgttttcagacaCATGCAAATCAGATGCAGCTGCCTCTGCTCAGACACTGATACTTGTTTTGCACggtatttatttacagtggCTCACAAAATTAACATGAACTTGACCTGTAATTTGACTCAGTTTCCCATGGACTGACCTGCCTAATTAATACTTACATTAACCAGGGTTAACATCCTCTGTATGTGCTCAAATAAGGTGTTATATCTATTACTGATAATGCACAAACAATAGTTCTCTTCTGCTTACTCTGTTTACACCGTGTGTATTGTCGGCAAATGCGAGAAAAGCATTAGTTAACTTTGAGTGTACAATGCATTATTTAAACAGCAGGTAACCGCACACCAACATGTACTGATCTTTGCCATGGTTCCTGCCAATTACTCtaaaactgtttttctctctgtctgtaatTTCCACAGCCCACTTCACTGATGAGGTCCAAATCAGCCAACAGAGAGCAGTGACCTGCCCTCACCAAAGTGCACGGCActcctgcagaaacacaggTTCCTCCCCAGTTCCCCCGCAGGATCTCATCCTGTTGTCCACATTTTCTGCTCGAGTTTGTCCCCGGGATCATTTCAAAACTGTTTCTCCACCGCTTCTACCAAAAACTCAGACTGTTGTCCAAAGCAGAATCGGCCCAGCCCTCCCAGGCAGAAGTAATGGGGAGTGTGCGAAGCCACCGCTACAGCATTGTGTCCTCTGAGGAAGACGGCATGAAGCTGGCCACCATCGCCGTCCCGAATGGCTACGGAAATGGCAACGTCAACAAGGTGCACACAGAGCAACATCGTCAGAGCCGCTTCGTTAGGAAAGACGGCCACTGCAATGTGCAGTTTATCAATATGAGTGAAAAGGGCCAGCGGTACCTGGCAGATATCTTCACCACCTGTGTGGACATTCGCTGGCGCTGGATGCTGCTCGtattctgcctttctttcctGGTATCGTGGTTGTTTTTTGGCTTCGTCTTCTGGTTGGTAGCCCTCTCTTACGGGGACTTAGAGAGTACGACTCAGAAGTGTGTCTCCAACGTGGACAGCTTCACCGCTGCGTTCTTGTTCTCGGTGGAGACCCAAACGACAATCGGCTACGGTTATCGCTATGTGACAGAGGAGTGCCCCGTCGCCGTCTTTATGGTCGTCTTCCAAAGTATTTTGGGCTGCATCATTGATGCTTTCATCATTGGTGCTGTCATGGCCAAGATGGCCAAGCCCAAAAAGAGGAACGAGACCCTGGTGTTCAGCCACTACGCTACAGTGGCCATGAGGGACGGCAAACTGTGCCTGATGTGGCGCGTGGGAAACCTGAGAAAGAGTCACTTGGTGGAGGCCCACGTCAGGGCTCAGCTCCTGAGGTCCCGTACCACTGCAGAGGGAGAGTTCATCCCTCTGGATCAGGTGGACATCGACGTGGGCTTCGACAGTGGCATTGACAGAATATTCCTGGTGTCTCCAATCACGATTGTGCATGAGATCGACGAGGACAGCCCCTTCCATGAGATGAGCAAACAGGATTTGGAGACATCAGAGTTTGAGATAGTAGTGATTCTGGAAGGCATGGTGGAGGCCACGGCCATGACCACCCAGTGTCGGAGCTCATACGTGGCAGGCGAGATTTTGTGGGGCCACCGCTTTGAGCCGGTGCTCTTTGAAGAAAAGAACTACTACAGAGTGGACTACTCTCGCTTCGACAACACCTACGAGGTGCCCAGCACGCCCACCTGCAGTGCCAGGGAACTCGCTGAGAAAAAGTCCAACACCTCCAGCTTGAGGAACTCCTTTTGCTACGAGAACGAGGTGGCTCTTGAAAAGGTCGAGATGGAGGAAGAGTTTGAGGAAGACGTGAACAGGCCGATGAGTGGCGAGGAGGTCGACGCACCCGAGTACACCAACTCAGACGAGGTGTCAGACTCTGAATGCAATCTGGACACTGTACCGTTAGAATCAAGACCTCTGACGGCGGAATCAGAAATATGAATGCAGGGAAAGGGGGTTCAAACAGTACCACAGGGCGTGTTGAGCTCTGATTGCTGTCAGTAAAGCGCAAAGACTGAGACTTGCGCTCAAAATGCTCTATGCACTAAGTCACGCTCAAGTCACAGAGGAAATGCAATCGTTATACCGTATATGGTCAAAGTGTTTGGTGTTAAATTACCTTGTTACGCGAACCTACAAATGGGTTAGATGCCGTCACTCATTAAGCTAAATCATGAGGTAGGATAGTAATTGGATTGAccacatttgttcatttataaaGTGCATATTTCCACTTTACACATTTTGCATTGATCATCCTATacggaaaatgtgtgtgtgtatgtatttatatctttgtgaggacattttgaccgtGTCTGGACATTTTGTCCAGGCCTGACAATGTTAAGGGCTTAAGACGTGCTTTCGGAGTTAgagttaggcacttagttgtcctagctaaggttagggtaagggggttagggaatacattatgtctatgatgtgtcctcactaacatataaaaacaagtgtgtgagtgagtgtggccTGAACGTCACGCGCGGTTTTATCTCGAAAATAATCTTTCATTTCAATGACGAACATAATTCAAGCtagacatttatttaatcctGTTTCAAAGTGACTGACTGACGTAAACGTTCAACCACGTACATAAATAAGGCTACCGTGTGAATGAGCTGGTCTCTGAGCAAAGTGTAGGTCTCGGTGTGTGCtcacgagagagagagcacaaatacacaacacatcttctgtcttctttttctgaGTATAGCGTCTTTTGCAGTCTCTTTGACTGAGCACACGCTGCATTAGATtccacaaagagaaaaagagagtttACGGACACTTCTCACAAGTCTGCgtcgtgttttttttaacgtgcaATACAGTCGGTGGTAGAATGTGACAGGAAGCTCTGGCCTGAGCCGAGGTTATGAATGTTTTTGATAAGTGCTGCTAAGTTACATATTTGTATGTTTAGAGAGAAATCTAGGAgccaaaatgtattatttgtctCTTAAAGTATCCACTTTGAAGATTGCAGATGCAGCCTATACTGTTATTTCTAGATGTAGACAAGAATTATTCTGTCTGTGTGCTCTCCAAAGCTTCAATGCACTTTGTTTTCCTCACCAGAGAATTCCCTCTGAAAAGCAACAGaaactgtttgttgttgttgtttttgttttgtttttccactaaaCAAAAAGCCAAATGTGTACATAATATATTAAAGAGACAACCTTAACTCATCTGTTAGTTGTTGATTTGAGACCTGGACTTTTCCTCATCTAACAGTGATTGCATGTTGAATCTATGATTCATGTGAGTTGGTTTTAACGTAGTCTCTTGTTTATATTAACATCAGTGTTCTTGGCATCACGGATCAAACCCTCTCACGTCGCAACTGCAGGTCTTGTCCAGTTCGATTTCTGAATGGCCCCTTTCTTCATCTGACTGAAGATCAGGTCCATTGATTAATACTCACTCACGATCAGAAACCTGACTTCGGTCGAACACAAAGCTGGACTTGATTTATTTCTGTCCCGTGTTGTTGTGACACGCGCAGGCTTGGGTCCCGTTTCTCTGGCAAGGAAAT
Above is a window of Solea senegalensis isolate Sse05_10M linkage group LG2, IFAPA_SoseM_1, whole genome shotgun sequence DNA encoding:
- the LOC122783866 gene encoding inward rectifier potassium channel 2-like produces the protein MGSVRSHRYSIVSSEEDGMKLATIAVPNGYGNGNVNKVHTEQHRQSRFVRKDGHCNVQFINMSEKGQRYLADIFTTCVDIRWRWMLLVFCLSFLVSWLFFGFVFWLVALSYGDLESTTQKCVSNVDSFTAAFLFSVETQTTIGYGYRYVTEECPVAVFMVVFQSILGCIIDAFIIGAVMAKMAKPKKRNETLVFSHYATVAMRDGKLCLMWRVGNLRKSHLVEAHVRAQLLRSRTTAEGEFIPLDQVDIDVGFDSGIDRIFLVSPITIVHEIDEDSPFHEMSKQDLETSEFEIVVILEGMVEATAMTTQCRSSYVAGEILWGHRFEPVLFEEKNYYRVDYSRFDNTYEVPSTPTCSARELAEKKSNTSSLRNSFCYENEVALEKVEMEEEFEEDVNRPMSGEEVDAPEYTNSDEVSDSECNLDTVPLESRPLTAESEI